One Alphaproteobacteria bacterium DNA segment encodes these proteins:
- the ybgC gene encoding tol-pal system-associated acyl-CoA thioesterase encodes MTAPHILPIRVYYEDTDAAGIVYHANYLRFAERGRTEMLRDAGFEHAQILHETGVAFTVISMNINFKIPAKLDELLTVQTRMVSVGGASMEMAQAICRGDDVLADMTVKIACIDKRGKAARLPEAVRELFKHKT; translated from the coding sequence ATGACCGCACCCCATATCCTGCCCATCCGCGTTTATTACGAAGACACCGATGCAGCGGGCATCGTTTATCACGCGAATTATCTGCGCTTTGCGGAGCGGGGGCGGACGGAGATGCTGCGGGATGCGGGGTTTGAACATGCCCAAATCCTCCACGAAACGGGCGTCGCGTTTACCGTAATATCCATGAACATTAATTTCAAAATTCCCGCCAAGCTTGATGAACTTTTGACCGTCCAAACACGTATGGTGTCGGTCGGGGGTGCGTCCATGGAAATGGCGCAGGCCATCTGCCGCGGGGATGACGTACTGGCTGATATGACGGTGAAAATCGCCTGTATTGATAAGCGTGGCAAAGCTGCTAGATTACCAGAAGCGGTCAGGGAATTGTTCAAACATAAGACATA
- a CDS encoding GNAT family N-acetyltransferase, translating into MTNSLVIRRAGVGDARNIVEAHHAAVREKAAAHYPAEVINAWAPEEISDARVAKLEDHIAGEEFLTLVAELGGQIIGFGQVNASKNVLGAVYVRKNPVGGVGERILTELIAHAKAQGCRFLAMDSSTNAEAFYRRNGFRVTGYGKHYISSAKIDMDCVHMMLKMD; encoded by the coding sequence ATGACGAACAGCCTTGTGATACGCCGCGCCGGTGTCGGCGATGCGCGCAATATTGTCGAAGCCCATCACGCAGCGGTGCGCGAAAAGGCTGCCGCGCATTACCCCGCCGAAGTCATCAACGCCTGGGCGCCCGAAGAAATTTCCGACGCGCGCGTTGCAAAGCTTGAAGACCATATCGCGGGCGAAGAATTTCTGACTCTTGTCGCCGAACTGGGCGGGCAGATCATCGGCTTCGGGCAGGTGAACGCATCCAAAAACGTGCTGGGCGCGGTCTATGTCCGCAAAAACCCCGTCGGCGGCGTGGGCGAACGCATCCTGACAGAATTGATCGCCCATGCCAAGGCGCAGGGCTGCCGCTTCCTTGCCATGGATTCATCGACCAACGCCGAAGCCTTCTACCGCCGCAACGGCTTCCGCGTGACAGGCTATGGCAAGCACTACATATCATCTGCCAAGATCGATATGGATTGCGTGCATATGATGTTGAAGATGGACTGA